The nucleotide sequence CCATCACGTGTTAATGTGTTTAAGATGGTACAATATAAGAACAGCGGAGAAAATCCATTTTCGCCCCTACAGAGTAATTTGTTTTAGGGGCTTTATTTTACTCTCTTAAAGAGTTTTAATAATTATTAATTCTATTAATAAGGTTTCTTGTGAGGCAGATTGAAAGAATGTTTTCGACCAGAATAAAATTTATCATTGATTTTTTAGCTTTTTTCTTAGCCACGATAATAGCGCTTTGGTTGCGTCTAGATCTCAATATCTATACTGTCATTAACCGTTACCAGCAAGCACTTTTCTGGGGAACATTGGTTAATAGTATTCTTGGTTTATTTTTTATATTCTACTATCAAACCTACCGGCAAATTTGGAGATACACCAGCTTCAGGGAAATTATTCAACTCATTAAGGCCGTTCTCTTGGTAACCGCCTTTTTTATTGCTATTATTCTTCTTTTTTTTCGTGGAAACTTTCCTCGCTCGGTTTTCTTTTTATCGCCAATAATTAGCTTTGGGATTATGCTAATCCCTCGTTTTATTATTGGGTATTATTCTGAAAGGTCGCTTAGTATATTAAAAAAGGATACCAAAAAAGCTTTGATTGTTGGGGCTGGGGATGCCGGGGAGAAAATCTACCGGGAAATCAATCGACATATTGAGCTGGGTTATCGAGTGGTCGGTTTTGTTGATGACGATGCGAGAAAGATCAATTCCCATCTCCATGGGATCCGAGTATTGGGAAAAATCGATAAGCTCCCTGAGATTGTCAAGAAGAAAAATATTGATACGGTTGTTGTAGCCATACCCAGTGCCGGAAGAAAAATCATTCAAAGGGTTTATGATTTAGTTTCTCCGCTTAAAATTGAAACCTTAGTCATGCCAGGGATTTATGAATTAATTGGGAAAAAGATATCATTTGACATCTTAAGACCATTTAAAATGGAAGATTTGCTTTCCCGTGATCCAGTTTTTTTTGATATGCAGAAAGTTGCCGCTTATTTTTCAGGAAAACGGATATTAATTACTGGAGCCTGTGGTTCAATCGGAAGTGAAATCAGCCGGCAATTAGCAATTAGTGAGGTTGAGCTCATATTGTTGGATAACAACGAAACCGGTATTTTTGACCTTAATAATGAACTTAGTATTTTAACTCAGGTTCATCCTTTGGTTGGTGATATCCGGTGTTTGGGAAGAATGAAAAATATCGTAAAAATATATCATCCCAATATGATATTTCATGCTGCTGCCTATAAACATGTTCCTCTTATGGAGGACAATCATGAAGAAGCTTTTCTTACCAACATAGTTGGAACCTTGAATTGTATTGAAGCTATGGGAGAAGAAGTCGAAAAATTGGTAGCCATTTCTACTGATAAAGCGGTTGAACCGGAGAATATGATGGGTTTAAGCAAAAAAATGGCTGAAATTTTGATTTCTTCGTCGATAAAATCAAAGCTTGGTTCCAAGATGGTAGTTGTCCGGTTTGGAAATGTATTGGGAAGCCGGGGAAATGTTTTGGAAGTTTGGAAAAGTCAATTA is from Candidatus Atribacteria bacterium ADurb.Bin276 and encodes:
- the pglF_1 gene encoding UDP-N-acetyl-alpha-D-glucosamine C6 dehydratase; the protein is MFSTRIKFIIDFLAFFLATIIALWLRLDLNIYTVINRYQQALFWGTLVNSILGLFFIFYYQTYRQIWRYTSFREIIQLIKAVLLVTAFFIAIILLFFRGNFPRSVFFLSPIISFGIMLIPRFIIGYYSERSLSILKKDTKKALIVGAGDAGEKIYREINRHIELGYRVVGFVDDDARKINSHLHGIRVLGKIDKLPEIVKKKNIDTVVVAIPSAGRKIIQRVYDLVSPLKIETLVMPGIYELIGKKISFDILRPFKMEDLLSRDPVFFDMQKVAAYFSGKRILITGACGSIGSEISRQLAISEVELILLDNNETGIFDLNNELSILTQVHPLVGDIRCLGRMKNIVKIYHPNMIFHAAAYKHVPLMEDNHEEAFLTNIVGTLNCIEAMGEEVEKLVAISTDKAVEPENMMGLSKKMAEILISSSIKSKLGSKMVVVRFGNVLGSRGNVLEVWKSQLQKNQPLTITDPAMKRYFMTTQEAVTLVLEASLLGDNGGTYVLKMGELIPILDMAKEFCKIQGYDLGKDVQYEVTGIRSGEKIIEKLWEDDEKVSDTAHQKILKIVNNTDSLPWDDLVQFVRDLEMRILEGNPVQVKNEVINFLKRNSEI